In the Lepus europaeus isolate LE1 chromosome 18, mLepTim1.pri, whole genome shotgun sequence genome, one interval contains:
- the LOC133746795 gene encoding EF-hand calcium-binding domain-containing protein 3-like, with protein sequence SGGRGQKTKRSALTQRRPPRKPQRLLTRDPGEEWAGGTQKGRVQQCSALSRRTEPAEAMATKAERTAQTARGVRGPAQSGPDARSRRCKGLPNFFPWSSWTDESLQPLTCRQLAAFQDVFRLFSSSLTSTVDMRSIKVALHNAGIQLSPQEMCEALRQADLDGDGIVSFKDFLGVLTDDHRLAQCMGQVRSSRVHDPQGLQTLFLEMLFKLLTQGLVPPKTGQEVMSYYFKKQRTLRGSPGWKGGSRGQGRPARSREGPNFFCQAARLTGLSSAELARSLHRLHQAGARSPYSQIPKLAGRTRPERRTPGGTPRPDVRLPKRSQLSRPKLGSDLGPLCQGESRAPAGPRGQLPEHRQPWKLAPSPPTLAQKQPLSPSPTCVRRPAVNSWHK encoded by the exons tcaggcgGCAGAGGGCAGAAGACCAAGAGATCCGCGCTGACACAGAGAag GCCTCCACGGAAGCCTCAAAGGCTGCTCACCCGAGATCCAGGAGAGGAGTGGGCCGGTGGGACCCAGAAGGGGCGGGTGCAGCAGTGTTCTGCCCTGTCGAGGCGCACGGAGCCCGCAGAAGCCATGGCCACGAAGGCTGAACGGACGGCGCAGACGGCCAGGGGAGTCAGGGGCCCAGCACAGTCAGGCCCAGATGCCAGGTCtcggag gtgcaaaggccttCCCAACTTCTTcccctggagcagctggacagaTGAGAGCCTGCAGCCCCTGACATGCCGGCAGCTGGCAG CCTTCCAGGACGTCTTCAGACTGTTCAGCTCCAGCCTGACCAGCACGGTGGACATGCGCAGCATCAAAGTGGCCCTGCACAACGCGGGCATCCAGCTGAGTCCACAGGAGATGTGTGAGGCCCTGCGGCAGGCAGATCTGGACG gtGACGGAATCGTCAGCTTCAAAGACTTCCTGGGCGTCCTCACTGACGACCACCGCTTGGCTCAGTGCATGG GTCAGGTGAGAAGCAGCCGGGTCCACGACCCCCAGGGCCTGCAGACCCTGTTCTTAGAGATGCTGTTCAAGCTGCTGACCCAGGGCTTGGTGCCCCCCAAGACCGGGCAGGAGGTGATGAG CTACTACTTCAAGAAGCAGCGGACTCTTCGAGGCAGCCCCGGCTGGAAGGGCGGGTCTCGCGGCCAGGGCCGCCCGGCGCGCTCCCGCGAGGGCCCCAACTTCTTCTGCCAGGCCGCACGCCTCACCGGCCTCTCCAGCGCGGAGCTGGCGCGCTCGCTGCACCGGCTGCACCAGGCGG GTGCGCGCAGCCCTTATTCTCAGATACCAAAGCTGGCGGGGCGCACGCGGCCCGAACGCCGGACGCCGGGCGGAACCCCTCGCCCCGACGTCCGACTGCCCAAGCGCAGCCAACTCAGCCGCCCCAAGCTCGGGAGTGACCTGGGGCCGCTCTGCCAAGGTGAGAGCCG CGCACCCGCAGGGCCCCGGGGCCAGCTGCCAGAGCACAGGCAGCCCTGGAAGCTGGCTCCCTCTCCGCCGACTCTGGCGCAGAAGCAGCCCCTGTCCCCTTCGCCAACCTGTGTGCGGCGACCCGCGGTGAACAGCTGGCATAAGTAA
- the SPATA32 gene encoding spermatogenesis-associated protein 32, giving the protein MGESSDVSPGERPPRLPCVLTCSSNGFPCCGQKSVDIVEIPNYSAHRQHPPQVLQEEDIEAELLEQKPPPEEDLDSVPDLDLIPNLDVEPAKELETDLLQPELDPEAKANTRLDTEPPWQATNLDSGSEDIPQQGYKIESLHPCPEALPPPQRFAPWSYLDPAAEEVQGSSKHRSIRVQTSKHLFWADKLIQASEHSLQRVGSVQQDQHSQPLQCPNIHPDLPATDPRLTPNPSESSSPLLLPAIGLPELVSFASSLAVASSSKRDLPSLELVIKAPPQKAEEPSPEPAPPAVDKQDPEPRAEKPRAHKELPKGQIQEDKATPGHYLDFSKPGVKRANIEGEVELLQPPARSSQPQGAQEDSVPGTKKGNPLLLKIHFKLSSPPPPRND; this is encoded by the exons ATGGGGGAGTCCTCTGATGTCTCACCCGGGGAGCGGCCCCCCCGGCTGCCCTGCGTGCTGACCTGCA GTTCCAATGGGTTTCCCTGCTGCGGCCAGAAGTCAGTGGATATTGTGGAGATACC GAATTACTCCGCCCACCGCCAGCACCCACCTCAGGTGCTACAAGAAGAAGACATAGAG GCAGAATTGCTGGAGCAGAAGCCCCCACCCGAAGAGGACCTGGACTCAGTCCCAGACCTGGACCTAATCCCAAATCTGGACGTGGAGCCAGCGAAGGAGCTGGAGACAGATCTGCTGCAGCCGGAGCTGGACCCGGAAGCCAAGGCCAACACCAGGCTGGACACGGAGCCTCCATGGCAGGCAACCAACTTGGACTCAGGTAGTGAAGACATCCCACAGCAGGGCTACAAGATCGagtccctccacccctgcccgGAGGCACTGCCCCCGCCTCAGAGATTTGCACCGTGGAGCTACCTGGATCCCGCAGCAGAGGAGGTTCAGGGGTCCAGCAAGCACCGCTCCATCCGCGTGCAGACCTCCAAGCACCTCTTCTGGGCAGACAAGCTCATCCAGGCCTCGGAGCACAGCCTGCAGCGGGTGGGAAGCGTGCAACAGGACCAGCACAGCCAGCCGCTCCAGTGCCCCAACATCCACCCGGATCTCCCAGCCACAGACCCCCGGCTGACGCCAAACCCCAGCGAGTCCTCAAGCCCCCTGCTGCTGCCGGCCATCGGTCTGCCAGAACTAGTCAGCTTTGCGTCTTCCCTGGCCGTGGCCTCCTCCAGCAAGAGGGACTTGCCCAGTTTGGAGCTCGTGATCAAAGCTCCACCCCAGAAGGCCGAGGAGCCTTCTCCAGAGCCTGCCCCGCCCGCTGTGGACAAGCAGGACCCGGAACCGCGTGCAGAGAAGCCACGAGCCCACAAGGAGCTGCCGAAAGGCCAGATACAAGAGGACAAGGCGACCCCCGGCCACTATCTTGACTTCAGCAAGCCAGGGGTTAAGCGGGCCAACATTGAAGGGGAAGTGGAGCTTCTCCAGCCACCGGCCAGGTCCTCCCAGCCTCAGGGAGCCCAGGAAGA CTCGGTGCCGGGAACCAAGAAAGGGAATCCATTATTGCTGAAAATCCATTTTAAGCTGTCGTCCCCTCCACCCCCAAGAAATGACTAG